One window of the Sphaerochaeta associata genome contains the following:
- the rsgA gene encoding ribosome small subunit-dependent GTPase A, producing MQDLGLQPSPVVGDWCAVQAYASDRGLIEAVLPRQSVFHKPVVHEAYGIEGESFVVVANVDYGAIVMDAVHDFNLRRIERFVSLLYADGIQPLLILTKIDLLSEPEDYRLRVLARFADLPVFLVDSISAHGIEALSSYLQRGTTLMLLGLSGAGKSTLLNCLSNSMVAKTGEVRAQDGRGRHTTTSRQLYVLPNGTILIDTPGLRAVGMNSSSGDVSESFSDIHALALQCKFSDCTHTGEPGCAVQQALLAGELEQDRFLNFLELRGEASSFEEVLARRKQKDKALGKLLYHYRRGMKEYD from the coding sequence TTGCAACCATCACCGGTAGTAGGGGATTGGTGTGCTGTCCAAGCCTATGCATCTGACAGGGGCCTCATAGAAGCCGTACTGCCCAGGCAGAGTGTCTTTCATAAGCCGGTAGTACATGAAGCGTACGGCATAGAAGGAGAATCTTTTGTTGTCGTTGCCAATGTCGATTACGGTGCGATAGTGATGGACGCAGTCCATGACTTCAATTTGCGTAGAATCGAGCGTTTCGTCTCGTTGCTCTATGCCGATGGCATACAGCCACTCTTGATCCTCACCAAGATTGATTTGCTCTCAGAACCAGAGGATTATCGCCTACGGGTCTTGGCTCGATTTGCCGACTTGCCGGTCTTCCTGGTCGATTCGATATCTGCACATGGCATTGAAGCTCTATCGTCGTATCTTCAACGTGGCACCACCCTCATGCTGCTGGGCCTCAGCGGAGCCGGAAAGTCCACATTGCTTAACTGTCTGAGCAACAGCATGGTGGCAAAAACCGGTGAGGTACGTGCCCAGGATGGAAGAGGCCGACATACCACAACCAGCCGACAGCTCTATGTGCTTCCCAACGGCACCATTCTCATCGATACTCCAGGCCTTCGGGCAGTAGGTATGAACAGCAGCTCTGGCGATGTTTCCGAGTCTTTCTCAGATATTCATGCACTCGCTCTTCAGTGCAAGTTCTCTGACTGTACCCATACAGGTGAGCCTGGATGTGCTGTACAGCAGGCACTGCTTGCAGGAGAGCTCGAGCAGGACAGGTTTCTAAATTTCTTGGAATTGCGGGGAGAAGCTTCGAGTTTTGAAGAAGTCTTGGCTAGACGGAAGCAGAAGGACAAGGCCTTGGGAAAGCTGTTGTACCACTATAGAAGAGGAATGAAGGAATATGACTGA
- a CDS encoding RNHCP domain-containing protein has translation MTESDDFICIHCGMPVSGLAWGTKHRNHCPHCLHSRHVDMRPGDRACLCKGEMQPIALWQKADGELMILHRCNTCGMIKANRAAGDDDLSALEALVPKVVG, from the coding sequence ATGACTGAGTCCGATGATTTTATCTGCATTCATTGCGGCATGCCTGTCTCCGGCTTGGCGTGGGGAACTAAGCACCGCAATCACTGTCCTCATTGCCTGCATAGCAGGCATGTGGACATGCGACCTGGAGACAGGGCATGTCTTTGCAAAGGGGAGATGCAGCCGATCGCATTGTGGCAGAAAGCCGATGGAGAACTCATGATCCTCCATCGCTGTAATACTTGTGGGATGATCAAGGCAAACAGGGCGGCAGGGGATGACGACCTGTCAGCCTTGGAGGCTCTGGTGCCGAAGGTTGTGGGGTGA
- a CDS encoding SHOCT domain-containing protein: protein MFHTMFWNTGRLAGPCFGYGWSGGMPWVMGLALLALVAALVLSIIAIVRTSKAKKQNDTSEALNIIGQRYAKGELTKEEYEAMKKDLQ from the coding sequence ATGTTTCACACCATGTTTTGGAATACCGGAAGATTAGCCGGTCCTTGTTTCGGGTATGGTTGGTCAGGTGGCATGCCCTGGGTGATGGGCTTGGCATTGCTTGCACTGGTAGCCGCACTTGTCCTTTCCATCATCGCTATTGTCAGGACTTCAAAGGCCAAGAAGCAGAATGATACTTCCGAGGCCCTGAACATCATTGGACAACGGTATGCCAAGGGTGAGTTGACCAAGGAAGAGTATGAGGCGATGAAGAAAGACCTGCAGTAA
- a CDS encoding LCCL domain-containing protein, with translation MEFRRLAAMVLVALVLPFSFTSCLLLEEALLTPSEAETTMAVKDSASMGPKVDWLLTAEGLDASVGQRVTLKFPPNGQVSSVWGTGIYTNDSSIGSAAVHMGLLTFEKGGEVTIEIRNGQASYEGSTRNGVSSSSYGEWGGSFVFINQDGQEVLIAPAQSTATADPIASAPSAKEPASTTPVVSDADWNTSAEQWEFKPGVRYSVTLPPGGSAGSVWGTDIYTNDSSIGTAAVHAGLITFNAGGQVTIELVEGKPSYEGSTRNGVTSNSYGDWGGSYRFVK, from the coding sequence ATGGAATTCAGAAGACTTGCGGCTATGGTACTTGTGGCACTGGTTCTCCCGTTCTCCTTCACCTCTTGTCTCTTGCTTGAAGAAGCTTTGCTCACTCCATCCGAGGCAGAAACAACAATGGCAGTGAAGGATTCCGCTTCGATGGGTCCAAAGGTTGACTGGTTGCTTACAGCCGAAGGGTTGGATGCATCAGTTGGTCAGCGAGTTACCTTGAAATTCCCTCCCAATGGCCAAGTTTCAAGTGTGTGGGGTACTGGAATCTACACCAATGATTCAAGCATTGGCTCCGCTGCCGTTCATATGGGTTTGCTTACATTTGAGAAGGGAGGCGAGGTGACCATTGAAATCCGAAACGGGCAAGCCTCATATGAAGGATCGACTCGTAACGGAGTTTCAAGCAGTTCCTATGGTGAATGGGGTGGAAGTTTTGTGTTTATCAATCAAGATGGACAAGAGGTATTGATTGCTCCCGCACAGAGCACAGCTACTGCTGATCCCATCGCTTCCGCTCCATCAGCCAAGGAGCCTGCAAGCACAACCCCCGTGGTTTCAGATGCTGACTGGAACACTTCAGCAGAGCAATGGGAATTCAAGCCTGGTGTTCGTTACTCCGTGACCCTGCCTCCCGGTGGATCTGCGGGTTCTGTCTGGGGTACCGACATCTATACCAACGACTCAAGCATTGGAACTGCAGCGGTGCATGCCGGCCTGATCACCTTCAATGCAGGTGGACAGGTGACCATCGAACTGGTGGAAGGAAAGCCCTCGTATGAAGGGTCGACCAGAAACGGCGTCACCTCAAACTCGTATGGAGATTGGGGAGGGAGCTATCGGTTTGTAAAATAA